The genomic DNA TAAGTGAAGTTGAATCTATTTCCTAAGAAGCTGTATGGCGTCAAATTTCAGTGGGAAAAGTGTGAAGGAAGTCTTGGACACTGGGGTAGAGTAAGTCGTCCTCTTGCAAACGAACTAGCTGCCGTAGCTCTCTCTAATGAGGACGataaaacaagatttgaaaggcTATCTATAACTCTGCACCATTTCTCTTGTAGACGGTCGCCAACCTCTCAGTCATCATGGACCAGGAATCGAATCAGATGGAACAGCAGTCTGTGCAATGTCGCAACGGATGCGGCTTCTACGGAAATGCGGGCAGTGAAGGTTATTGCTCTGTGTGCTACAAAGAGGTGATTAAGAAGAAGCAGCAACCACCAACGAATATGCCTTCATCATTGGCACCCACACATGGCACGATGGCCTCTCTTTCCATTGACGAAGCCTGTTCCATAAGCCCAACCGCCTCTAGTCCATTGAAATCCACTTCCCTCAACACGGCTTCCCCCACAGTTCTGATACCGCCCTCTCAAATGGAAAAGGTAAGCCTCGATAATGACCAAATATGAAGGCAATGATACACGGAACTCAACTTTATATCCTCTAGATCAAGATCCACTTGTTTAACAATGATCAATCCTTCTTACAGAGGGAGTCAGAGACCGACATGAGCGGCTCTTCAGCCTTGTTGGGCGGTTCCCCTCTCCCCTCTGATATCAACGCTGTCGCGGCTTCACCCAGCTCCTCCTCCCCTTCAGAAGACGCCGATAGTGGGGCCAAGGATggtaaaaagaagaagaatcgTTGTGGATGTTGTAAAAAGAAAGTGGGTCTAACAGGTAAGCAAGCTATCTAAATTGAGTCACATGTACCATTTCCACATGACAATAGAACGTTGGTGTTAGTCTTGTCTAAGCCATGAGCTTTTGCAACGGCTAAGAAGCCTCTGGGCTTCCCTCCCCACCTGACCAATTAAGGCTTAGTAAAGTAGGAAGTCGAATCATAGCAACCTCTTCTGGCATTCCATGTAGAGCAGGAACTAATGAGAACATTTTTGCTGAATATTCTCTAAATCTATCTACTCTT from Tigriopus californicus strain San Diego chromosome 1, Tcal_SD_v2.1, whole genome shotgun sequence includes the following:
- the LOC131881216 gene encoding AN1-type zinc finger protein 6-like isoform X2, whose product is MASNFSGKSVKEVLDTGTVANLSVIMDQESNQMEQQSVQCRNGCGFYGNAGSEGYCSVCYKEVIKKKQQPPTNMPSSLAPTHGTMASLSIDEACSISPTASSPLKSTSLNTASPTVLIPPSQMEKRESETDMSGSSALLGGSPLPSDINAVAASPSSSSPSEDADSGAKDGKKKKNRCGCCKKKVGLTGFTCRCGGLFCSIHRYSDKHDCPFDYKELGAEEIRKSNPMVVAKKIQKI
- the LOC131881216 gene encoding uncharacterized protein LOC131881216 isoform X1, producing the protein MASNFSGKSVKEVLDTGTVANLSVIMDQESNQMEQQSVQCRNGCGFYGNAGSEGYCSVCYKEVIKKKQQPPTNMPSSLAPTHGTMASLSIDEACSISPTASSPLKSTSLNTASPTVLIPPSQMEKIKIHLFNNDQSFLQRESETDMSGSSALLGGSPLPSDINAVAASPSSSSPSEDADSGAKDGKKKKNRCGCCKKKVGLTGFTCRCGGLFCSIHRYSDKHDCPFDYKELGAEEIRKSNPMVVAKKIQKI
- the LOC131881216 gene encoding uncharacterized protein LOC131881216 isoform X3 gives rise to the protein MDQESNQMEQQSVQCRNGCGFYGNAGSEGYCSVCYKEVIKKKQQPPTNMPSSLAPTHGTMASLSIDEACSISPTASSPLKSTSLNTASPTVLIPPSQMEKIKIHLFNNDQSFLQRESETDMSGSSALLGGSPLPSDINAVAASPSSSSPSEDADSGAKDGKKKKNRCGCCKKKVGLTGFTCRCGGLFCSIHRYSDKHDCPFDYKELGAEEIRKSNPMVVAKKIQKI